A stretch of DNA from Dokdonia sp. PRO95:
GAATCCCTTTAACTGTAACAGATTTATTTAAGAACTATCTTTTTTCGAAAGTTGAAGAAGGTGACCAAGAGCACATAAAGAATAAATGGGATAACATTTTAAGTTACGTAAGGCACAGAGATTTTTCTAATTTCCTTAGATATTATTGGATTTCAAGAAATAGATTAATAACCGAAAAAGAACTATTTAAAGCTATAAAGAGAACTGTATCAGACCAAAAAGATGTTATTGATATAATCACAAACTTAGAAGCACACGCAGAAGTATTTAATGCCTTATCAGACCCAAAAGATGATTTATGGAAAGGTAATCCAGAATTAATTTACCATTTAACTGAATTACAAATTTTTGGAATTAAACAACCTTTTCCTTTATTGCTATCTGCATATGAAAAATTTAACATCACTACTTTTACGAAAATTGTCAAAATTTGTTCTGTTGTAGCTTTCAGATATACCGTTATTTCCGGTTTAAAAACTAATATTTTGGAGCAAGTTTATAGTAGAGCAGCAAATAATATAATTAAAGAAAGCAGTACAAATGCATCACACGTTTTTAGTGATTTAGGACAACTGTATGTTTCAGACGAGATATTCACAAATCAATTTACATTAAAAACAATAAATACAAAATCTAAAAACAGACTAGCGAGATATATCATTTATTCTCTTGAAAACAAAAACTCTGATTTAAGCACATTTGATTTTGAACAAGATAATGGAACTCTGGAACATATTCTGCCCGAAAATCCAAGTGACGAATGGAATAGTAGTTTTGTGAAAGATACTCAAGTTGAATTTATTTACAGAATTGGAAATTTCACCATTTTAGAGAGTAAACTCAATAAAGAGTGTGAAAACAAATTGATAGAAGAAAAAAAAGAAAAATATCTTAAATCTAAATATTCATTAACTAAAGATTTTGATTATGAAATATGGAATCCAAATAAATTAAAACATAGACAATCAAAACTTGCTAAATTGGCGAAACAAATTTGGAGATTGAACTACTGAAAATATCTAATGCCAAAAAGGAACTGAGTTCAAAAACAAGCCTTTTTAAGCTACATTAAGTACATAACACTTTTACCTCTAAATTACATACAATGGCTTGGCCTCAAAAAGTGAAAGATAAAGTATTAGTTGCATGTGGAAGACATTGCTGTATCTGCCACAAATTTTGTGGTACTAAAATAGAATTACATCACATAAAACTTAAATCAGAAGGAGGTACAGAAACAGAAGATAATTGTATTCCATTATGTTTTGACTGCCATGCAGATCAAAAATCTTATGACTTTAAACATCCTAAAGGAACAAAGTACTCACCACGGGAATTAAATGATCACAGAGATAAATGGTATAACCTAGCACAACAAAGTTTAGGAACAGGAACAAGTGACCACTTAGAGCAAGACAAAGAAACTTTTAAAATTATATATGATTTAGTACCAGCAGACAAGACTATATATTTTCTAAAAACAAAAGATTTTAATTCAAGGAAATTTAGTCTAACACCTATCAAACCAATCTCTGAATTATTACTTAAAGTTCATAATGAAGCATGGATTGAATTTTATGACTCAGACCTTGAAGCTTTAAGATTGCGGCTGTTCACAGCTTTCGAAGAGTTTACAGATAAGATTCGTACGGATACTTATAATTTTCCAGACACTCAATATGATACTCAATGCGTTCCAAGAGAATGGATGGAACAGCAACCGGCACGATATCATGAAACAGTTGATTTTTTGAATAAAAAAGCAGATGAAATAGCAATTATCTATACAAATTTAGTTCGCTTAAGTAGGAAAAAATTGGGAGTGAAGACTGCTTGATAATAAATAATAAAATAAGTCTCTAAAAAAATCTAGAATCTATAGAATGGATTGACTAAAATTTATAAAAAATGAAAATAGATAACATAGTTGAAACCATTTCAGGATTTGGTGTTCCTGGTTTAATATTATTAATAACTATTAGTGTAAGTGGTTTAGCTGGAGGTGCTGCACTCACAGCATCTTTGGCTATTTTAGGAGGGCCATTTGGAATGTTAGGCGGCATTGGAGTTTTAGGAGTAATGATGCTTATTTCAAGAGCTATATCAAAATACGGGTTTGAAAAGATTTATTATTTAGTCTTGAAAGAGCTAATTGAGAAAGGAGAAACTAAAGAGTCAATTATAAATAGAATTAAAGGCTATCCAATATCAAAGGTTATGAAATTAAAACTCATTGATAAAATTTCAACTTCGTAAAAAAAATGGCAGATAACAAAAAACTGAATTAAAACAACCTTAAACAACATGGAAAAATCTGAATCAGGTGCGCCTATTTAAAAGAAACTATGAGAATAACTACCTCAATTATCTTCTTTATTATTTTGAGTTGCTCGAATAATAAAAATGACTTTAAAAAATATAATGCGCTAGAACAACAAGCAATGTTAAAGTTTAAGGACGAAGCGTATGAAGATGCGTTGTTAAACTTTGAAAAAGCTATTGCATTAAAACCAACAAAAAACGTTTCTATATATTTTTATGCAGCAGCTGCAGCCTTACACTTAAAAAGAAATCAGAGAGCCAAAGAATTACTTATTGAGTCCATACATAACACAAATGCCTCAGAACAATACTTCTTGAATTTTAATGAATTCAATAGGTTTAGAAATGAGACGTTGTTTACCGAAATTGAAAGTGATTATGACAATCATATTTCGAAATTCTATAATAATCTAGAGCATCCAGAGATCTATCGAGAAGTAGATAGTTTGGTAGCAGTAGACCAAGAATTCCGCAACAACAATAGCGATTGGAAAGAAATTTCCAGAATTGATTCATTAAATGTGAATCGATTAATTGAAATCACCAAAGATTATGGCTGGCAGCAGAAAGGTTGGCTAATCTTATGGCATCAACGTGGAACTTTCGGGAAAGATAATTACGTATGGAACTTTTTCAAACCCTATTTTGATGAGCAAATTGCCAAAGGAACTATTAAGAAAAGTTTTTGGACAATGTTTGAGGAGGAGCAATCATTGATGAAAAACAAGCAACAGATTTACGGTCTTTACACAAGTCAATTTGATCAGTTCCCGATAAGAGATATTAAAAATGTAGACAAAAGACGAATTGAAAATGGGTTACCTCCACTCTGGTATATGGAGAAAGTATATGGTATACAATTACCCTCTGAATATAAAGAGATAGCGCAAGTAAAAAATTGAAGTGAAGGAGTTAGGGTAGAGTTTTACCCTAATTGATAAATGAGTTTTTAATAGATGCGTTTTACTAACCGAAAAAAGGTTTTAGTTGTTTGTAGAAAATATGAAAGAAAATAAAATAGGTTTTAGGTTATCTAAGGTTAACTGGGTATTAGCTTTAATTGTAATTGGTATTTCGTCGTTTATTTTTTTAAAGAGAGATGGAGTAAATGGATTCAGTCTTGGTTTCCTTTCTGCTTCAATCGGACTGCGTGCACTAATACTTTTATTTTTTGCATTTATGGTTTATCTAATAAAAGGCAAAAAACCTTATGCGGGCACATATACTTTTAATGGTGTATTGATCTTTATGTGTCTCGGAATGATGACAGAAATTGGTAATATCAACCGAGAAAGATCTGAAGGTGTTGAAGCTCTAACAAATTCTATTTCTGACTATAAAGACAAAATAATTAATGAAGAAGACGGTTTATCTGCCTATCAAGAACATAGTGCCAACATCGATAATGGACTTTCCAAAATAATAGCAAATAGCACTGGGAATGACCAAAAAGTATATCAAAACTTACAAAAGTTTACCTACATCAATAATGCTGTAATGATAAATTGGCAAAAAGCATTTGACTCAGTTTCTGCCACTCGAATTTTAGATTATTCAGTTTTAAATAATCAAGCTGAGTTTGAATATCAAATTGATGTACTAGAACATTATAAAGAGCAGTCTAAATTGTACAGAGATCATTTTTATAAGAGAAAATCTATTATTGATGACCTCAACGACAACATTCCAAAAAGTAACTTGACACTTAAAGGTGTAATGAAAGGAATAAATAATAAAGACTCTATTCAAATACCCATTTTTAAGCCATTTATACAGTCTCACATTAATTATAGTGAGAATTTGATAGCTATGATTAACTTCCTTCAAAAAAACAATGAAAAATGGTCTTATAGTGATGATGAAATAATATTTGATAATACTGAACTTGAGAGAAAATTTAATGAAATTATAGACTTAATAATTGAAGATGAGGATCAAATCAATGAGCTAACAGATAGTTTAGTTGAAGTAATTTAAAACATATTTACCTCATCTTAGATACCAGATAGCCTCAACCTAAAATTTTCGCCGAAAGGCTAACAAACAATAACAATGCAACATTCATTAATAATCACCCTACTTCTATTATCCATTTCAAGTATTGTTGTTGGGCAAGAATTACCATCACAAAAAACGGAGCGTCACCTTCAAATTAAGGGAACGAATATTTTTATGATTCCTCCGGTATCATTTACAGCTTCAGATAATTTTAAAGGTTTTCAAGATCCACAAGATCCATCTTCCATGATTATAGCTTTTGAAATCCCAGGGCCTTACAGTGAAGTATCAAAAGGCTTTAATGCAGACATGCTAAAAACGCAAGGCATGGAAATGAAATCCAGAAAGGAAATTAAAGTAGGTAACTATAATGGAATATTTCTAGATGTAGAACAACCCGCAAACGGGGTGATTTTTTCAAAACACATTCTTATTTATGGTGACGAAAAATCTAGCACCTTACTAAATGGTGTGTATGTAAAGGACTCTCTTGAATTAGGTGAAAAAATAAAACAAAGTGTACTAAGCACCTTTGTGGACACTACGGTAGAAAACAACCCTAGAGAGGCACTTAATTACTCACTAAATGAAGATGTAGGATCTTTAAAATATGTAGCAGTCATAGGTAATGGAATGCTCTTTAATAGAGATCTAAAAACACCAACAGAAAGTATTGATAAAGCAAGCTTACTCACCGATAAATCTTTTGCAAAAGTAAATATCCCAGATAAAAAATTGTTTTGTATCTCGCGATTAAAAAAATATCCTGATGACTACTCCGTAATTCCAAGCAAAGGAATCAACAGTATAACAATAGACGGACTAGATGGTTTTGAGCTCTTTGCCACAAATAATGACAACAATCTCGAAGAGATGTATCAAGTGATCTTATTTGATGATAATGGAGGGTATTATTTATTTGTAGGAACCTACGTCCCTGGAAGCAATCAAGCAATATCAGATATAAAGAACGTTGTGCAAACTTTTGAAAGGAAGGAGTAGTTGATCTGATTTATATATCTAACTATAAAGAACCTAGTCTATTTTAGAAATATCTTATCGCCGATACATGTCAAAAACAACAGTTCGATTACTCTTAATTTTCATTGTTCAGTTCATTTTTATAAACTGTGCCTCAGCTCAAGATGCAAAGAAAAACTATCAGATTGAGATTGATAGTTCGCAATTAATTTTGAATAATTTTTTAAATATTGAAATATTTACAGAGTTTAACGATATTGAAATTGATTTGGAAACAAACGAATCCTTTGAATTCCGAGAAATTAAAATCGATTCAACAAGTCAAACAAGCAAAATTACTAAGACCTCGAATCATGAAAATTCAAATAGATTTATAAAAATCGCTCGCTTCGAAATCAAAAAAGCAGGTAGATTGAGCTTACCTTCAATCAAAATAATAACTCCTTCTAAAAACTTCAAAACAGAAATTCAAGAGTTAACTGTGATGACTATTGAAGATTATAAGAAAAGAACAAATAGTTTTCCATTTATAAATAATGAAGGGCATCCAGAAATTGAAAAAGGTATTTTAAGCGAATTCATAATGACCAATAATGACGGTATAAATAAGAAAGATACACTATCTGGATCCTTAAGAATTTATACACGCTTTTCAAATCAGATTGTAAATTATGGTGTAGAGCAATCAAACGATAAATTGGATATAATTCTTTTAGACAAAGAAGCGAGTGTTAATAGCGTTACTACAATTAACGGAAAAGAATATCAATCATTTGATATTCTTTTCCTCCAACTAATTCCACATACTGAAAGTAATAAGATTTCAAATAACCTTAATCTAAAATCACTCATTAAAATCCCTTTTAGAAAGCGAAGAGGATTATTTCATAATTTAACAGGCCCGCATTATGCTAACTATATCAACCTAGCAATAGTAACAGAGAAGATAATTGAGGTAAACAAACTTTAAAATGCGACTTTCCTAAAAAAGCCTTGTGGACCTAGGGCTCTGCAAATCAATATAAGGTTCGCATATAATTATTAAAAAATCAACATTGAAAAAACTTATCCTTTTACTGTCCATAATTTGCCTTGCAGCTTGCAATAGCCTAGACAATTTCCCTAAATTGGAGCACTCTGCTAAATTAAGCTTTAAAGATGCGTATGAAAATGACACCATATCTTTTCAATTAAAGAACCCTCTTATGTGTCCCATAAGCGTCAGGCTTGTTAAAGATGCTACGTATCCTGACCTAGCAACACTATTCGGGCATGTAACCTTGAGAAAACAGCAAGACACCATCATTAAGATTCATTATCCTGATGTAGAATCTACTGTAAAACCAAAATACAGCATTGAATATGGGGATTTACAGCGTAAAATCAATAAAAGTAGCATAGGATTACCATTTCCAAAGGGCAAACAATACAAAATCATACAAGGCTTTAACAACAGCTTTTCTCATAATAAAATCACGAGTAAGTATGCTATTGATTTCGATCTAAGCATAGGGGATACCATCGTAAGTGTAGATGATGGATATGTGGTAAGCTTGATTGAGAAATACAAAGATCATGGTACAAGCCAGCAATGGAGGGACAATGATAGAAGTAATTACCTAACCGTTTACCATCCTGACAGTGGTTTGTACTCTCAATATGTACACTTAAACTATGAAGGAGCAATCGTTGAGCTTAGTGATTATGTAGAAAAAGGTCAACCCATCGCGATTAGCGGAATGACGGGTTTTACCACCGTTGAGCACCTACATTTTAATGTTAAAATTCCATCTGCAACTAATGGCCTCATATCTACCGAGTATACATTTGACAATGCAGTAGATGCAAGTACATTAAAAAAAGGTGATGTAGTCAGAAATTAGAATGAATAGAAAAATGTCTACCCATTTACTTGATATGGTTTGAGTAATTACGCTTTCGCGAAAGCGTGCCTGTAACAATTAAAATCTTTATGAAATATATTTTAGTTCTCCTACTCTGCTTACATCTTACCAGTTCATTTAGTCAAATAGATGAACATGAAAAAGTGGAGCATTTTATTAAAATATGGGGTTTACTAAAATATTACCACCCAGATATAAGTAACGGCGCCTATAACGTCAATAAAGAATTTATTCAGGAATATCAAAAACTGCCCTCACTAGATACAAAGGAAGCTTTTAACAAGGAAATGATTGCTTGGATAGAAAGTTATGGCACCTCTGATTTTGACATAAAAGAGAACTTTGAACAAGAGCTTTTTGCCAAAAATCAGAATTTCAAGTGGATTCTTGAGTCTGGTTATAGCGCTCAGCTATCGCAACTACTAAGCGACTTAAAAAATAACGCCAACTATAAAAGTCATTATGCTGACATCAAAAAACTAAGCAGTTCTATTGATTTTAGTAATGACGGTGCCCTAGCAGATTTCGATTACACTAATGATGTACATAGGCTACTCTTTCTTGCTTCGTTCTGGAATACGATGAATTATTGGAATGTGAATTTACACCTAACAGATACACCGTGGGAACAAACTCTTAGCAAACTAATACCAGCTTTTAGCGCTGAAGGAAAGGAGAATTTTGAAAAAGCCAAGGAGCATTTATTTAGCAAGCTCAACGATTCGCATTCCAATTATCAATATAGCTATACGCTAGATTCATTAGACAAGTTTCCAAACTTTGGCGGGAGAATCATTAATGATTCCTTAGTGATTACATCTGTGTACAATACAAAGATATTTCAAGAGGACTCATTAACTAAAGGCGACGTAATTTATGCCGTGGATGGCGTTAAACTTGAAACCTATTACAACACTAAATTTTCTAATGTAATAAGTGCCTCAAACAAGAACCATCTAAGGCGCGCTATTGAAAAAACCTATTTACTGGCATCGGCTAAAGATTCGGTTCTTGTCAGTATTTTAAAAACAAATGGTCAGAACAAAGAGCAGTATATCCAACTAAGCCCTTTAGCATATCCCTACCAAAAGTATGAACGCTTAAAGCCTTCTGAAAGTGAGGATTGGAAAGAAATAAGTGATAAGATTGGATATATAAATCTAAATAAGATTGATAAAAACCAACTGAAAGAAGCTTTTCGCGATTTTGAGCATTTTAAAGGTGTCATCATAGATCTACGTAACTATCCGAGGAATATAAATATTGCAGATATCGCAAAGTATCTGTATCCAGAGAGAACATCATTTTTAAAAGCGTTAACCGCAGTAAAACCTGCTTATGGAAACTATGGAGCAAATGCGGCGACAAGTTTTATCATGGACCCATTTAAAGCGGGAAAGAAAAATAAGAACTACTTTAAAGGAAAAGTAGTATTGCTAGTAGATAGAACAACGGCAAGCATGGCAGAATGGATGGGAATGGCTATCCAAGCATCACCTAACTGTATTACCATAGGTGAGCAAACCTTTGGTGCGGTTATGAATAGAAATGAAGTACCACTCATGGACGGTACTAAAATTGATTTTACAGCAGTGGGTGCTTTCTATCCAAATGATGAAGGTGTGCAACGTAAAGGATTACGACTAGATCATGAGATAAAAGAGAGTGCGCTACACTATGACAGTGATCTATATATTAAGAAAGCAATAGCTTTAATTAGGGAGAAGTGACACCTTACCACCCTCAAAATTAAATACTTGTTACCACAAAAATTATCAGCCCCAATAAATTCATTGTATATTTAGAATCATATTTATTGCTTAACTGTTGTAATCCTCATTACAATCTAATATCCCTATACGATGAAGAAAATTACGTTTTTTCTATTTCTTGCGCTTGCGATGTCTATGATATCGAGCGACACTCTTTACGCACAAAACGATGTGCTCGCCGAACTTGAACAAATAGCTATTGTAGATCAAAAGGTCATGATGCCTATGCGTGATGGCATACGCCTCGCTACTGATATTTATAGACCAAAAACGAGTGGTAAGGTTCCTATTATATTCTCGCGAACTCCTTATAATTTTAATTCTTGGGGAGATGGGAAACAAAGAACAAGAACCGCCGAAAGAGCGCTAGAAGCTGTAAAAAGAGGATATGCTTACGTGGTTCAAAATGAAAGAGGAAGATACTACTCTGAAGGCGAATGGGATATACTAGGCGTACCGCTCACAGATGGGTATGATGCCTTTACATGGATGAAAAATCAATCTTGGTCTAATGGGAAAATTGGCACACTTGGCTGCTCCTCTACTGCAGAGTGGCAAATGGCGGTTGCAGCATTAGACCATCCTTCACATGCAGCTATGGTACCGCAAGGCTATGGAGCTGGCGTAGGGAGAATAGGCGATATTCAAGAGCAAGGAAATTGGTATCGCGGTGGTGTTGAGCAAATGCTCTTTTTCTCCTGGTTGTATGGTGTGGAACATGATAAATTTAAACCTCGTATTCCCGCAGGAGCGACACAAGAGGATTTAATTAGAATTTCACGATTTTATGATTTAGCACCAGAAAATCCGCCAGTGGATATGGCAGAGGCTTTGAAGCACTTACCTATTCAAGATATATTAAAAAACATCAACGGTAAGAACGAGATTTTTGACAAAATGATACGTCGTAAACCTAACGACAAAGCATGGTTTGAAGGAGGAATCTATCATGACAACAAAGATATTGGTGTCCCTAGTTTCTGGTTTGCCTCTTGGTATGATGTTTCTATCACTCCTAACCTAGCACTATTTAATCACGTTAGAAATAATACTAAGGATGCCACTGTAAGAGATAATCAATATCTCGTGATTGCTCCTACCCTACACTGTGCATACACAAGAGCAACCGAAAATACAATTGTGGGAGAGCGCAGCGTAGGTGATGCAACACTCAATTATGAAGAGCAGATTTATGGCTGGTTTGATTTATGGCTCAAGGGCGAAAAGAATGATTTTAA
This window harbors:
- a CDS encoding DUF262 domain-containing protein, producing MNNRTENLLNANTISFSDIISGDNTYQVPLFQRDYSWKEENWDDLWLDINNALKSNTRHYMGSIVLIKKEKKQLEIIDGQQRLTSLSLLALSCIRIIEELILSNENKSDNLERKDILMRKFVGFKSAKSLMFSPKLKLNKLNNPTYSSYLIQFHNVPNKSKLAKSNKALLDAYEYFYKKLKQEIFKDNNTDNLIDFIEFVGDNLQFIQITVVDELNAYLVFETLNDRGIPLTVTDLFKNYLFSKVEEGDQEHIKNKWDNILSYVRHRDFSNFLRYYWISRNRLITEKELFKAIKRTVSDQKDVIDIITNLEAHAEVFNALSDPKDDLWKGNPELIYHLTELQIFGIKQPFPLLLSAYEKFNITTFTKIVKICSVVAFRYTVISGLKTNILEQVYSRAANNIIKESSTNASHVFSDLGQLYVSDEIFTNQFTLKTINTKSKNRLARYIIYSLENKNSDLSTFDFEQDNGTLEHILPENPSDEWNSSFVKDTQVEFIYRIGNFTILESKLNKECENKLIEEKKEKYLKSKYSLTKDFDYEIWNPNKLKHRQSKLAKLAKQIWRLNY
- a CDS encoding HNH endonuclease, yielding MAWPQKVKDKVLVACGRHCCICHKFCGTKIELHHIKLKSEGGTETEDNCIPLCFDCHADQKSYDFKHPKGTKYSPRELNDHRDKWYNLAQQSLGTGTSDHLEQDKETFKIIYDLVPADKTIYFLKTKDFNSRKFSLTPIKPISELLLKVHNEAWIEFYDSDLEALRLRLFTAFEEFTDKIRTDTYNFPDTQYDTQCVPREWMEQQPARYHETVDFLNKKADEIAIIYTNLVRLSRKKLGVKTA
- a CDS encoding M23 family metallopeptidase, producing MKKLILLLSIICLAACNSLDNFPKLEHSAKLSFKDAYENDTISFQLKNPLMCPISVRLVKDATYPDLATLFGHVTLRKQQDTIIKIHYPDVESTVKPKYSIEYGDLQRKINKSSIGLPFPKGKQYKIIQGFNNSFSHNKITSKYAIDFDLSIGDTIVSVDDGYVVSLIEKYKDHGTSQQWRDNDRSNYLTVYHPDSGLYSQYVHLNYEGAIVELSDYVEKGQPIAISGMTGFTTVEHLHFNVKIPSATNGLISTEYTFDNAVDASTLKKGDVVRN
- a CDS encoding S41 family peptidase, translated to MKYILVLLLCLHLTSSFSQIDEHEKVEHFIKIWGLLKYYHPDISNGAYNVNKEFIQEYQKLPSLDTKEAFNKEMIAWIESYGTSDFDIKENFEQELFAKNQNFKWILESGYSAQLSQLLSDLKNNANYKSHYADIKKLSSSIDFSNDGALADFDYTNDVHRLLFLASFWNTMNYWNVNLHLTDTPWEQTLSKLIPAFSAEGKENFEKAKEHLFSKLNDSHSNYQYSYTLDSLDKFPNFGGRIINDSLVITSVYNTKIFQEDSLTKGDVIYAVDGVKLETYYNTKFSNVISASNKNHLRRAIEKTYLLASAKDSVLVSILKTNGQNKEQYIQLSPLAYPYQKYERLKPSESEDWKEISDKIGYINLNKIDKNQLKEAFRDFEHFKGVIIDLRNYPRNINIADIAKYLYPERTSFLKALTAVKPAYGNYGANAATSFIMDPFKAGKKNKNYFKGKVVLLVDRTTASMAEWMGMAIQASPNCITIGEQTFGAVMNRNEVPLMDGTKIDFTAVGAFYPNDEGVQRKGLRLDHEIKESALHYDSDLYIKKAIALIREK
- a CDS encoding CocE/NonD family hydrolase, whose product is MKKITFFLFLALAMSMISSDTLYAQNDVLAELEQIAIVDQKVMMPMRDGIRLATDIYRPKTSGKVPIIFSRTPYNFNSWGDGKQRTRTAERALEAVKRGYAYVVQNERGRYYSEGEWDILGVPLTDGYDAFTWMKNQSWSNGKIGTLGCSSTAEWQMAVAALDHPSHAAMVPQGYGAGVGRIGDIQEQGNWYRGGVEQMLFFSWLYGVEHDKFKPRIPAGATQEDLIRISRFYDLAPENPPVDMAEALKHLPIQDILKNINGKNEIFDKMIRRKPNDKAWFEGGIYHDNKDIGVPSFWFASWYDVSITPNLALFNHVRNNTKDATVRDNQYLVIAPTLHCAYTRATENTIVGERSVGDATLNYEEQIYGWFDLWLKGEKNDFKEKTPRVQYYTMGSNKWQAAETWPPKKAKPTTYYLNSNGNANSRFGNGKLSTSKATADNADGFTYDPMQPVPSYGGNVCCTGNAVQGGAFDQQQMETRNDILVYTTDPLEEGVEVSGFINSTLYVSSDAKDTDFTIKLIDVYPDGTAYNLDETIQRARYREGYDKEVFMKKGEVYKIDLTPMSTSNYFKKGHRIRVEISSSNFPRFARNLNTGGNNYDEKEGIVAHNKIHHSAVHASSIELPIIKN